The region AGGACGTATTGATTTGCAGGCAATAGACGGCGTGGCAATGGGTTCTCGGTTGGGTGCCCTTTTGTGTTCACTTGAAGAAAAGCTAGAGGGGGGTAACAAGCTACACAACCTATATAGAAGATATATAGATGACACGATAACTGCCATGCCGGACGTAGCTGGAGCTAGTTGATTTGACAATACGATTTTTTAACTGACCAATCAAGATTTacgttttgaaaatctggtggtggcgtgtttacaactcgtgtatctttaTGTCACACAACCATATTtccatactctcatgcaaacacgcctctcggccaatcagagcacgcgtaatatcttagttattttatgaaaaaatgtATTGTGGTCCAAGGGAAAATGATTCTCGGATGAATGACTGGCTACAGAATCGTATAATCTTTATCTTGTTTTATTCGATCTATATAAGAAAGATACAAAATTCTTCAGCATTGAAACCTAATGGGAGTGATTCATGAAATTGCATGGGAAATCATAATTCTCAAAattcaaccaaaaaaattaaaaaaacaaattacttACTTCTCTGGCGATATCCAGTCAAACTTATTTCAGTATTATACAGGTCAGTATGCTACGCCGAATGTGACAAAATATCAAGGCgactaataaataaatcaagtcacacaattttcaatcaagttgCCTACAATCAgtatcaatttgtttgtttactaaATCATATTTCTTGCAATTGATATTACCTCTTCTATATTCAATGTGTATCACGTGTACCTTGAATGTTAAGTTCGATGTTATGTAATTCAAGATGCTGCTTGTATATTTCTTATAAATCAAGAAGTGAGACGACAGCCTTTGATCAACGCTATTTTCGAGGGCGACTGAACACTAACAATGGCTGCCAACAGGTTCATCTTTACTCAGCCATACATCACTCGCAAAGTACGTTGATATTCTGCAAGACGTCTTCCAAGGAATTCTGCAAGCTCACCAGCCCAATTCTCATGACAAAATAGTCCACACTGCTGCAAAAGGGTAACTAAACCTTCGAAAACCTCCTCGGTGTTTGGGACAGCCATTATTAGTGTTCAGTCGCCCTCGAAAATAGCGTTGATCAAAGGCTGTCGTCTCACTTCTTGATTTCTGAAAACAGCGTCTTGAATTACATAACTCGAGGTGGATTATCGTAACTTATCGTACCTTTTACTCCAGCCGCGTTGTGTTTTAATAGTTGGAAATCTCGTTCTGCTTGTACGATGAATCCTGACGTGTTAAGTGAGGTCGATTGTTGCAGGTTGTAATAAACCTTTGCTCTGCTTTGAACTGCATCACAGGAAAAGAGAACAAGCTTTCTTCAAGGGCTTGCTGGAGGTCTCCCTCGAATCTAACGTTAACACTACTATCAACTTCAGCCATTATTCGTACTGTACCCTGAGTAAAAGGTACGATAAGTTTTGTTTGGCGCGAAAGCAAGAAGGTGCTTGCACTGCAGCTTGCCGGCATGTTCTCCCGCAATCAATCGACGTAGTTGCGTGCCCGTGCAACGGAAATTTTCACGCTGTAGAAAGGTTCAGAAGTCGTGCAACGAACATAGAGATCTATTCAAAAATGCGAGCTTGGCGTTGTATGCGTTGTATACTATATACAACGATGTGATGAGTACGAAGGTGTAAAAAGTGAAAGTCGCGCATCGCGTATCAAAAGTTACGATACCTTCGACAGATCCGCCGTAAAAATTCATCGTAGAGCGTTTGTTTCTTGTAGCCGTATtaaagtttgtaatttttccGGTTTcgttaaagcctggtttccatatcgttgtatctgtcgtatctgtcgtgtctatcgtacgaaaaaaattcataggaccgatagaattcattctatctcgtacaacaagttgtatctgtcatttcttttgtattgagcatttgtacgggaggtttccataaagttttatctgtcctatgattttttttcgtacgacagacacgacagatacgacagatacaacgatatggaaaccagacTTAacattagtataggtaatcacatgatttcgagtgcaatttggaataaataagcacgagtaaatttttcaaagactaacaaaattgcacgagctcGTAGggtgagtgcaatttggagtctttgaaaaatttacaagtgcttatttattccaaattgcacaagaaaaatcatgtgattacttattagtaatatatatgaaaaaatttcgagatggttcaGCAGAAGAAACGCTCGCGTATCACGCATTCAGGcaaaaaattgcgccatcaattgcgccatcatGGGCgcgcgcttgatttgaaagcaaacgatttgattggtcctGATTAGAGCCAATCATAATTCAGAATTTCGATGTGAAATTTGCACtgtattacactttttgcactggtgttacactTTTTTGCACTCGTGTTACACATTTTGCACTcctttctcagccaatcagaatcgagtaattttgtcatgtatattattagttcTGAAACTTCCTTTGAGAAACTTTCCCCGTTGAACGAGCTACGCAACTATGGCGATCGATGAGGAAAACTCCGTCGTGTAAGAAAACATCAGAGTCACCCggatgcttaagctccctattaagaAAGTGCCAATTTGTCCCTGGTTAGAAAGATCTCAGTAATTTAAAGGTAAATTGCAGTTTCATATGTACCCCTTCATTGTCCTTTAGAtaggtgttattgttttgcgAGTGCTTTAAAATGTTTAGCTTTCCTATCTTGAAGTTTCAATCCCAGCAACTTTCCTTGTAAACGACTTTAGACCTTTGGGAACGATTCAGGCGATCTTTGTTTGGAAAGAAAGCTTTGATGCGACTAGTgttgagaaaaataacttttggGTTAACAATAGGATACGACTTACTAACAAATGATTTAGGGCGTTTAGAGATCTGGTTGCTCTCCAAACCTAAATACGGTTACAGTACATCTTTCTTTAGAACGGTAAAGACAGGGCTGTTGGCCggagtttgtttgtttttttttttttaaccgtCGTTGATGTTTATTATTTCACGAAGGTAGCCGTTTTGAAGGAGGAATTTTGGCAAATCTTCTGAAGCAACGTAGGTGAAGAGCAAATTCTGAAGCAACGATAGGTGAAGGTGTGAATAAGATTGACCTTATATTTGCGAGGAGTGagtgaaatgcattgcttcacaatgtttcTCACCGCCTTGTGTGTCGTCGTTTTTCTTCCGAAACTTGGATggccgaagaacaagagtctCTACAAGGCGTGTGATGCAATTATTCAAAGAAATTGCCCTCAAGCGGATTTAGTTTGAGGCTAGGATAGAGTAAATTTGCCAGGAGATTGCAGAAATCAAGATATCAGCAATCATTTAATTTCAGCTAAGGGTTCTCTTCTGAAAACTGTCGTTACTCTTGATTGTGCTGACAGTTTCTGTAGAAACATTCGCCTGGCCCCAAACGGCTTGCaaactaaaatttcaaaatcaatcTTGAAATTTATTGTGTCCgcatgaaaattatttcgtCATGCCTTCACACAATTCGAGGACAGATAACTGTTCCAGTCTACGATTATGAAGCGTTTGATATCGAATGGGCATGAAAACAAGACGTAGAAGGTCATCAATTGAAATAAAGGCCAATGGAAACATGAAAAACGTTGCTTCGTGCTCGTGACTTGTCTCACGATCatgtcattaataataataataataatgtccGCATCgaggaaaaaggaaagaaaaagttagaAAAGTATCAGGATTAAAGAAGGGAAGTTGCTCGGTAATGGCGAGTAAATGTTATTGTTACGCACGTAGTGGTTGGGGCTTTGGGCATGGTGACGAATGAACTAACAAAGGAGTCTTCAGGAAATAGGAGTGTCTTTAAGAACGGAATTTCTACAGAATGCGGCACTACTTGGAACCGCAAGAATTTTGCGAAAAGTTCTTGAGCCTGAGGCTAAAGGTGGTAGATTGCCCTTAATTGAATGACCAGTgaacataataatattaataagcaCAAATTTTATCTGGCAAAGTCCATGCCCGATACAAAGTGCTGTTGCAATAGATTTACCAATTGATAGCCTTTATTTGAGAGGTATTAATCTGTACGTCTTTGATTAGGTTAGACACAATATCACGACCTCACTCATGTTTATTCATTCTGAAGTATATTAAAAACATCAAATCGAACACGACGTTCACAAATAAAGTCTTTTATCGATATTCATTCTCGCGGTAGAAGAAAATTATTGTACGGAATGCCATGAATGTCaagaattaattatttaaaaaattttatgattattattgtgcaTTGAACTTTGTTGCTTTTATTCTTACCCAATATTTTTAAGATATAACGACATGAGAAAATGTTTAAGTGTAGTAGATAAAATCTCTTGCGAACCAAATACCGTGTATGCCGGGTATGTAAAAACCAACACTATTTTATGAGGGTTTTCAGTCATGCTGAGTACGAAGAAAACAAGAATCTCACGCCGGGCATGACAAAGATTTCTTACATAAATTGTTTCTCATCCAATACACCGTCTCTGtctcattactattattattaacattgataataataattattatcattcatCCGTCCTATTTCAGTTTAATTCAGGGCATGAAAAAACATCGAACTTGCTGTCTTGGCATTTAATATATCGTTATCATCACAAGGAACCGCTTTGTTAGTTTTTCCGTTGGGATAAGCATTACGAATCCCTAGATAtgcccaaaatgaaaaaaatactccAGTCAAAGTGGGGACTCTTCCGGACAAGCTCCCGTCACAACTTAAGCTCTATACTTTCAATGGTTGTTTGAAACTAATGATTATGGCATGACTTCATGTCCTAGCGCCAGGACAGCGGAAAATGAGGATCGATATGAGGGTTTAATTTTATCAGAGCATGAGAAATAGATGAAGCTTACAGAAAATcgaatgaaatttttgtttccaaaacGTTCCTAGTTGTGGTTAGCGCTAATAAGCGTTTACTACTATAAAACCGTGTATAGTGGTCCAAGGGAAAGTGGTTCTCGGATGAATGACTGCATACAGGATCGTATAATCTTGATATCGTCTTATTCGATCTATAAGAAAGATACAAAGTTCTTGAAAACCTAATGCGAGTGACTCATGAAATTGTATGgaaaattataattttcaaaattcaaccggttacaaaaacaaaatacttacTTCTGAGGCGATATCCAGTCAAACTTATTTCAGTGTTAGACAGGTCAGCAGATCGGGGAGTAAATCAAATAGCATTCTCGTACCCAGAGCTGCGATCCTCTTGGCCAGCGCCACGGATCGAGAGCTCTAGCAGGGGCTAATTTTGCAGTCCGCGATTCGCGGACTTCCGGTCAACTGCGCAGCCGCAAGGTTTAGAGAACGAGGAGTGGAGCGGAAATGGCTGGCCAAAGGACTATTGATATATTTCACGAGGCTTTGAATTTTGGCTTGCAGCTTTTAGGTGCCGGCCATCTTCAGTTGAAGGAAAAGCAGTACGAAGTTCTTAAAGTCTGTAGTTATTGATAACAAAGATGTTTTGGCAGTTCTGCCAACTGGCTACGGCAAATCGTTAATTTATCAGCTGCTTGCCCCCACTTACAATTTCATGGACTTCGCTGGATCACCAGGAGGCAAAAAGTCGACGGTTATTGTAATTTCTCCACTAAACGCCCTGATTCGTGACCAAATTGTGAAGATGAGGGAAGGCGGTTTAAATGTGAGTGTGTTAAGAGGGGATCGTGTGGACACGGAAGATGGCAGCGATGACCATGACGTTTCGCTTGATGTGCCTGTTGAAATATTGAGTAGTACTCATTTTGATTTAATATATACGCATCCTGATGTACTGGTTGATAACAAGAAGGTCTCAAAATTGCTGAAGACGCCtgcatttattattaatatttgttaGCTAGTATTTGCCAAATGGTGAATCATGAATCTGCCAGTCTACAGATCCCTGTAAGCTTTTGCTTGCAAACAACTTATAGAAATATTTGTCAGTGAAgacatttaaaataaaatgctgcaggtacaaaacacaggtcaaaggtcattgtttttgcaGTTATAATTGAGACAACCATAACTCTTTACTAATGCTAACATTATAAGGcttaaaaacttttttttacgTTTTAAGTTAGCTTAAGCATTTTTTCGATCAACAGTATTggaaaaacaatgacctgtgacctatGTTTTGCACCTTCTGGAAGAATGAGACAGCTCTAGACACTGATTCCAAGCTTAAGTGGGCTGTTAGCATTTAAAGCATTGTCCCAGCCATGCTAATGTTTTTTAACAGAATAATTTGCCACCTCTTATACCTTACATGAACAGCATGCAACAGAAAGAATTGTAATTAACTGTTACAGCAAACACAACAGTGTGTTTATGCCTACATGCAACTGGAAGTTGTGTGCTGAAATTATCTGATTGAAGCAAATTATTAGTTAATAGTAATCATATGATTGTTTTTAAGCCATGAAGCTGCTCGAAGCAAGGTTAGCGCTAACCTGGGATAAATACCATGACAACCCATAGGCTCTGATTGCTAGaacttaaccaatggttagcgctaaccatgctttgagtAACTTGGCCCCTGTGttattaaaatatgcaaattagtaaAACACAACTTTTAATATGGTGATATTTATAAGCTTGACTACTTATGCAACATAATGAGTCACTAGTCctttaaaaaaacacaacataCCTTCAAATCCTAAAGGTGAAAGTTATTGTTAAAAGTTGGTGTATCAATCAAACGAATCCCaagttgtaataattatagCCTGTATGATTTAATTCTTGGTCCAAGGACTGATTGTTGAAAAGGGCAATGATACAAGCATGCTTGCACTCTTTGGTCTGAGGCTGAAACCTGTCATGTCAATACTTAAGCTTTAAAAGTCAATgggtcatttttgttttcaacagaTTTAGTATAGGCTTTAATAACACAACAGAGAAGAGCAGCTAAAAGAGCACACAAATCATGTTTGCATGTTAAGTTCAAGATTGAGCTTTACCAGTCCAGGGTTTTGCGGTCCAGAATTTGAAaggatttcaaaacttttagATAGTTGTTTCATCTCAGGAGGGGCAATGCCTGGAGGAAGTTTCCTTGTCTTAGTTGCAGTTGATCCCATAGATTCAACACCTGCCTCCTGTCCTTTTGGCTCAACCGGTAAAATTAGGCTCATAGAGGTAATATTTGGAGAGAATTCAGGGGCAAATAGTGCTGCTTTGACTTTTGACCTTTCTTCAACCGCTCCCTGCATACcaatataattattagtgTAAGAGGAAGATATGCATAATATCAATGTTAAATAGTGTATGGAAATTTGTACTTGTCAGTTCTTGCCAGACAATCTCTGAAACTTGGAACAGTAATTTGACATTGAATCATTCACTCGTTGTCCATTAATTAGCAGGGAAATTTGAATCTGGCACCTTAGAAATAATAGGAGCAGCGTGCCCCAGTTGAAATTAGCAATTTGCTACAGGGATGCTGCCCCTGAAGCCCATGAGCATAGCTGGCATTTGAGGGAGTTGTTTACTTCCCTCCCCACAAATGCCCTTAGATGGGGTCATTCACAAACAAAATAGATAGTCGTTTTcactttttaacaaaattcaacaagtaaaataattctttttatttcccACATGTTGTCCAATCTATTAATGTATTTCGTTATTTAGAAGAAGGAGATCTCTGCAATAGGGAGATCCacttatatatttttttggtaagCAGCAATTAAATTATACAATACTGCTATATAAGATTTTTCATACAGAATCACTATACTATTGTACAAAacgttttggttttctttaaaCAATTATGAAGGTTTACTTGTGATTGCTTTAAAACTGTTTGGCAAGccttttcattttacaacACCACTACAGTATGGAGAAATCACTTTCCATAACTTTGTGTAAAAATTGGAGCACTATTCAGCACAGGTGGCACATCTCATAATAGTTTCTTTATAAGCCGTGCCTTAGTCTTCCTTTCTTTAGCTAAATCCAAATAGGACCAATTCAAACAGACTTATAATCTTTCATGGCAATAAATCTCTTGCTCGATATTTCCTGAACTTTACGTTGGTATACCttactcttctttttttctctttttgatcCCGGAATGTAGCTGAGGTCGGGCTATCCCCAACCGACTTTCCTCTTTTCGCCCTGACAACCGATTCTTGTTGGGCCTTAGActcaaaaatcattttcacaaaCACCTgaatttttgatattttaacaTAACAGGACCTACATGTACGTGATGGCAATCCATCACCACGAGTACTTTTTAAACCAAACATTTTTTCTAAGTCTGCTACAATTCTTTCGTCCTTAGCTTTATCTCCAAACAAATCTAGAGGATGGTTTTTTTGAAATGATATTGTTGTTGCAAGTTCTGCAAACATCCTTAAGGCTCGAGAAGGGCTTTGTTGGTGTCATTGTCATCAGCCATGTTTACGATCATATCATTTCCGGTTTGATTCTTTTGTATGtcatcagccaatcaaaacaagcCCTTCAGTTGGAACCTTCCAGAGCTCTCGATCCGTGGCGCTGGCCAAGAGGATCGCAGCTCTGGGTACGAGAATGATCAAATAGTAAAATCAAACGtcaataaacaaattaaatgttAATCAACGAAACACATAGGTTTCCATACTTCTTGACCAATAGTTAGCGCTgaccatgctttgagcaacctGACCCTGGTTGTAAAATGCTACGTGCATTTAATCACGTAAATTTCTTGGAAGACCTCGAAATGCTAACTTCCTTGAGGCTAAGTTCCTCTTTCTCCGAAAACCAATTGACATTGTTCTTCTTCCCCTAGGAAATCCTAGATATTTTAAAAGGAGACAAAAAATATTCGAAAGACAACATCCACCCATAAAggttttcctctttttctcactaTTTCAGAACTCTTGAAAGTTTTTTCTAACGAGCCAAGTTTTTGTCTTCAAAGGAAATGAGAGATAGCACAATATTTGGTGCAATGTGATTCCTTATTCTGGTGTCACAAGGTCAACATGAAGAACTTGATTGAGACGCGTTATTGAGAAACACAGTTGCATTTTTGGCTTTACGTCACCTCCGTTCCAGCGCGTGTACTTGCTGTTTGAGCAAGATTTAAGAAGCGACTAAACTTCACGACTTTCAAACGCAGCAGAGCTAtgagtatcatgagcgtgGGTCCCGTGTTTTGGGCACTGTGGTTTATGTTAAGCACTTGTATCGCCTTTACAAGTTCCAAGACATTATGCTCCAGGatcttctttcaaaatatcaaCGAGGAAACTATGCCTTACAAAATGATCGAAGGCGTTTACGTTAAAGAGGACAACACCCACAATAACTTTCCAGtttacaaaaaggaaaacggtAACATGTTGTTTTACCTCTACAAGAGTAAAGAAGGCActaaatttcttttatttggtCGCTATCTGCAAGACTACTTTGGAGCTGCTGCTAGACTTAAAAGCGGTGTCAATCCTTCACTTTGGCTGAGTTATGGAATTCTCGACAGGAAAGACGTTTTCAAGGGACTAATTGATCGGTGGCTTTACTTTGACCGACAAGATGACAAGAATTATCTTGTGACCTGGAGTAGTACTTCAAGGCAGATCAAGGCTGTGTGCGTGGACAAAGATTTCCGAGAATGTCATTCGGACAGGCTTTACCTGAACGTGACTTTCAATGACGGAAAAGGGAACATTATTCACAACCGCGAGCAAGACTatttcagaagaaaacaagGCGTCTTTCGCAATCTTCGCCCGGTTTTTATACACAATAGAACAAATATGTACTTGCAATACGTAGAGGGCTATTGGATGGTGACAGGCGCCTATTTTCCCAGCAGTTCCTTAGACAAGACTGCATACATGAAAGTGAAGGACTTCGCTTTGCGGCCAGAATACATAACTAAGACATGGTTAGTCCATTTTAATGGCGTTTGGCGTCAAATGCCTCAACTGAGTGTTCTTTGTAGGGGTGTGGCATCCATGTCAAACACTTGCGCGTCAAGACCGTGTTACAGTAACGCAAAATGCGTCTACACTTCCGGTAACGAAACGCTTTGTCTCTGCGCTCCTGGTCAGACCGGCGTCACATGCTCCGCGTACAAACAATGCCCCGTCCAAGCCCGCTTGGCTAATACCGTACATAATAGTGACTATGCAGGAAGACGACCAGGTGATATTAGTGTGTCGTTTTGTAAATTCTCGAATCCCTGGCGGAGGTTTTCGATATGTATGGATGGTTCGATGAGTCCATTCTGGAGCGGACAAGGAAAAGCTTGCAGGGCAGTACTCCCGACTCGTTCAAGAAAAACCTTTCGGCCAACTCGAATTCCGTGGAAAACTCGAATTCCGTGGAAAACTCGAATTCCGTGGAAAACTCGAATTCCGTGGAAGAGACGAACTCCGAAGCCTTCCCGCCTTTCTCTCGATGAGAACCCATACATCTTCCCAGTTGTCCTAACCGGAGCAGTACTCCTGCAGTGTGCCTTACCGTTCTTTCTTCACTGCTGTGCCAGGTGTGTGGCGGCGCATAAGGAGGTAAAAGACGAACAAGATGAACTCAGGAGGGAGCAGGAGGCTGGCATAGAACTTGGAAGAAGATTGCAGCAAGTTGCTGTGGCTGGAAGTCAGGAAGAACTTGATCGTGGTATTGAAGAGTACCAAGAAGCCGTGCAGAATTTTAAGGATGAAAGCGACGAAAAAGAACTAAGTCGCAACCGAGGCTTCTTCAGAAATGCAAGTCTTTGGAGACTAATCTCTATGCAAATGAATTTATCATTTTACTTATGGCTTGTTTACTTTGTTGGCTGTGAGGTGTCGCAATGCACCCGTTACGGACGAATCTTCGACGCCTTGAGGAACTTTGCCATTGTCATTATGTCCATATCGCCAGTCATTGTCTTCATCGAAAGCATTTTCAGCCACGAGCTGGCCTATCTGAAAAATATTATGCAAGATGACACAGCTTGGGGTTACATACAAAAAATGCACGAAGTCCCGCCAGAGATCGTTATGATTGTTGAGTGTTACCATTACGAGACGCGCACGCGTGTTGTGTATTACACCGACGCGAATGGAAACTCACAGTCACGCATTGAAACGTATACTGAGAAAGTGACCACATTTGTGGACCAAGACGAGTTCTCGTTCGGTTCCTGGGTTGATGTCTCCAAGAGAGAAATGCCACCACTCGGTTATGCCTCTCTTACTCGTGTGAAAATAGATCCCTGTATACTCTTCGGCGACCAAGAGACAGCCGACGATTATACCAGTCAGGTGTCCGAAATGATCGAGCGAAACCGTCACAGGGATGTGTTCACTGATTACTCCGCCAAAAGACAAATAGCCGGTCTAAAAAAGAGATTTTCGACTTACGTGGACTTGAGTGTCAGACCGTGGTGGATTCGTAGACTCTACTTTTGGATCGCGACTCTGTTGATGATGAGTTGGCCTTATCGCTGGTTCTTCAGAGCTAAGACCAGCAAAACCTACTACATCTTGAAGAAGAAGATGTACAAGAGTACTACACCACCAAGCGAGGTAGACATTACAGATCCCATTGCCGTCCTGTCCAATAGTGCGTCTTCTTTGATGCCGGTCGCTAATTGTGCAGCAGTGAGTGACCAATGCAGCGATGCAATCACGCCATACCCAAGTGCCCCTCCTCTGCAGCATGCTGTCACTGCTTCAGTTGGTGAGCCTCATGCTGTTGAAATTGGCCAGCCTCCGTGCACTTCTGCGACATCTACTACTCACTTACCCAACCCGAGTGAATCAGCAATACCATCACAATCTTCTACTGAACCCCCCGTCCCTCCATCTTTTGCTGGAGGTCTAATGCCAGAATCACCTCCGCCATCATATGAAGAAACTGTTGGTCGACCTCCGGCCGAGTAACTGCGAACGAGAGAAAGCACTATGACTTTGTCGACATGTGGCCTTTCCCTTCGCTTACTGCATCCTACAAGTAGTTGAATCGATTTCTGGCTAGTTTATGTTACAAACAAGTTTAGTTTCTAAGAAAACCGTgatgctgcgtcggtggggaggtgaaatatgaaaatttgatgTATCAACGACTTGATAAGAGGCAATTTAGCATCGCAAAAAAGTTAGCAAAACTGACCTTTCGCGCGCTAGCCCTTAGTCATGCATTCCGACGAAGGGATAACCTTCGAAATGCTCCgctttttacatttttacgatggtaatttgactctcaaatcaactcgtttgataaaccaaattgtcgTAATTTACATAAATTGTTCATTCTGGGAAAATCTTTCTCTCAGCTCTCAGTGTCCATAAGAAAGTTTCTCTTACACAGGCCTAGAATTGCGTGACATAACGAGGAATAATTTGATTCTAGTTTTGTTTAGGGTAgctttaaaagcttttttatATATTCATTAATGGACAGTAACAGAGTgctttcactcacgtgatcaatgagcatgtttttcaactaaaacaaaagaaagcgtTTGCATAAGAACAGAGTTGAAGTCCCGGGGGATTAattggggacaccaacatggccgacgtgacgtcacgtgaaaacaccATAGAAATAGAAAACGATAACTGAGGGCCAACAGGCATCCTTCCTCGAATGAGAATCTTACGTGTTTGTAAATCAAATACGTAGAGAATTCATATCGAGCCGCCGTTTACTTTTGAATAGCCCAAATCGgttaactcaatgttgtacccaattcaaaccctttgggaataaaacgttttgtttttcaagaatttcatatcatttaaatgtatGTAC is a window of Acropora palmata chromosome 11, jaAcrPala1.3, whole genome shotgun sequence DNA encoding:
- the LOC141858944 gene encoding uncharacterized protein LOC141858944, whose product is MSIMSVGPVFWALWFMLSTCIAFTSSKTLCSRIFFQNINEETMPYKMIEGVYVKEDNTHNNFPVYKKENGNMLFYLYKSKEGTKFLLFGRYLQDYFGAAARLKSGVNPSLWLSYGILDRKDVFKGLIDRWLYFDRQDDKNYLVTWSSTSRQIKAVCVDKDFRECHSDRLYLNVTFNDGKGNIIHNREQDYFRRKQGVFRNLRPVFIHNRTNMYLQYVEGYWMVTGAYFPSSSLDKTAYMKVKDFALRPEYITKTWLVHFNGVWRQMPQLSVLCRGVASMSNTCASRPCYSNAKCVYTSGNETLCLCAPGQTGVTCSAYKQCPVQARLANTVHNSDYAGRRPGDISVSFCKFSNPWRRFSICMDGSMSPFWSGQGKACRAVLPTRSRKTFRPTRIPWKTRIPWKTRIPWKTRIPWKRRTPKPSRLSLDENPYIFPVVLTGAVLLQCALPFFLHCCARCVAAHKEVKDEQDELRREQEAGIELGRRLQQVAVAGSQEELDRGIEEYQEAVQNFKDESDEKELSRNRGFFRNASLWRLISMQMNLSFYLWLVYFVGCEVSQCTRYGRIFDALRNFAIVIMSISPVIVFIESIFSHELAYLKNIMQDDTAWGYIQKMHEVPPEIVMIVECYHYETRTRVVYYTDANGNSQSRIETYTEKVTTFVDQDEFSFGSWVDVSKREMPPLGYASLTRVKIDPCILFGDQETADDYTSQVSEMIERNRHRDVFTDYSAKRQIAGLKKRFSTYVDLSVRPWWIRRLYFWIATLLMMSWPYRWFFRAKTSKTYYILKKKMYKSTTPPSEVDITDPIAVLSNSASSLMPVANCAAVSDQCSDAITPYPSAPPLQHAVTASVGEPHAVEIGQPPCTSATSTTHLPNPSESAIPSQSSTEPPVPPSFAGGLMPESPPPSYEETVGRPPAE